The Prevotella sp. oral taxon 299 str. F0039 genome has a segment encoding these proteins:
- a CDS encoding branched-chain amino acid aminotransferase: MKELDWANLSFGYMPTDYNVRCYYRNGSWGEIEACSDEYLKMHMAATCLHYGQEAFEGLKAYRGADGKVRVFRMKDNAERLQRTCRGILMPEFPVEKFEEMVKKVVRLNQEYIPTYESGATLYIRPLLIGTGPQVGVRPATEYAFIIFVTPVGPYFKGGFHSNPYIIMREYDRSAPLGTGTYKVGGNYAASLKANSIAHERGYASEFYLDAKEKKYIDECGAANFFGIKDNTYITPKSTSILPSITNKSLMQLAEDLGMTVEQRPVGEEELATFEEAGACGTAAVISPISYIDDSETGKRYSFGDTPGPWSTKLYNKLRGIQYGTEPDIHGWTTVVIE; the protein is encoded by the coding sequence ATGAAAGAATTAGATTGGGCTAATCTTTCCTTTGGATATATGCCCACAGATTATAATGTTCGCTGCTATTATCGTAATGGTTCATGGGGCGAAATAGAAGCTTGTAGCGACGAATATCTAAAGATGCACATGGCAGCAACATGTCTTCATTATGGTCAAGAGGCTTTTGAAGGATTGAAAGCGTATAGAGGTGCCGATGGAAAAGTGCGCGTTTTTAGAATGAAAGACAATGCAGAACGCTTACAAAGAACATGTCGAGGAATATTAATGCCAGAGTTTCCAGTAGAGAAATTCGAAGAGATGGTGAAGAAAGTCGTTCGTCTTAATCAAGAATATATCCCTACTTATGAAAGTGGAGCAACACTTTACATTCGTCCTTTGCTAATTGGTACAGGTCCACAAGTCGGAGTTCGTCCTGCAACAGAATATGCTTTCATTATCTTTGTCACTCCTGTTGGACCTTATTTTAAGGGTGGTTTCCACTCAAATCCTTATATCATCATGCGTGAATATGACAGAAGTGCCCCATTAGGTACAGGTACTTACAAGGTAGGAGGAAACTATGCTGCAAGCTTAAAGGCTAATTCTATTGCTCATGAACGTGGTTATGCAAGTGAATTTTATCTCGATGCAAAAGAAAAGAAATATATAGATGAGTGTGGAGCTGCCAACTTCTTCGGTATAAAAGATAATACTTATATCACTCCAAAGTCTACTTCTATCTTGCCAAGTATAACCAACAAGAGCTTAATGCAATTGGCAGAAGATCTCGGAATGACTGTAGAACAACGCCCAGTAGGTGAAGAAGAGCTTGCAACTTTTGAAGAAGCGGGAGCTTGTGGCACAGCTGCTGTAATTAGTCCGATATCCTATATAGATGATAGTGAAACAGGAAAGCGATACAGCTTTGGTGATACTCCAGGACCATGGTCTACAAAATTATATAACAAACTACGTGGTATACAATATGGAACCGAGCCAGATATACACGGATGGACCACAGTTGTTATAGAATAA
- the panB gene encoding 3-methyl-2-oxobutanoate hydroxymethyltransferase — protein sequence MSKYLFTDTKKITTQKFIELKKQGEKITMLTAYDYTIASIIDQAGIEGILVGDSASNVVAGNSTTLPITLDEIIYHARCVVNGVKRALVVCDMPFGSYQISKEDALRNAIRIMKETGADALKLEGGEEILPTIKGLIAAGIPVMGHLGLTPQSVHQFGGYGLRAKQEEEANKLIQDAKLLTDAGCFAIVLEKIPAELAKRVSKSIDCPTIGIGAGNATDGQILVSADMLGLTQGFRPKFLRQYANLSEIMTDAIGSYIQDIKEGAFPSAAESY from the coding sequence ATGTCTAAATATTTATTTACAGATACAAAGAAGATAACTACTCAGAAGTTTATAGAGTTGAAAAAGCAGGGTGAAAAAATTACAATGCTAACAGCTTATGACTATACAATAGCTTCAATTATCGATCAAGCAGGAATAGAAGGAATTTTAGTTGGAGATTCTGCATCAAATGTTGTGGCAGGTAACTCAACAACATTGCCTATAACTCTAGATGAAATAATTTATCATGCACGCTGCGTTGTGAATGGAGTAAAACGTGCGTTAGTTGTCTGTGACATGCCTTTTGGTTCTTATCAAATAAGTAAAGAAGATGCTTTGAGAAATGCTATTAGAATTATGAAAGAGACTGGAGCAGATGCTTTAAAGCTCGAAGGGGGAGAAGAAATACTACCAACTATAAAAGGATTGATAGCTGCAGGTATTCCTGTTATGGGACATTTAGGCTTAACTCCACAAAGTGTTCATCAGTTTGGAGGATATGGTTTGCGAGCAAAACAAGAAGAAGAAGCAAATAAGTTGATTCAAGATGCTAAATTATTGACTGATGCTGGTTGCTTTGCGATAGTACTTGAGAAGATACCAGCAGAACTAGCAAAACGTGTTTCTAAGTCTATCGATTGCCCAACAATAGGTATTGGTGCAGGAAATGCAACAGATGGACAAATATTAGTGTCTGCAGATATGCTTGGATTAACACAAGGTTTCCGTCCAAAGTTTTTACGCCAATATGCTAATCTTTCAGAGATTATGACAGATGCAATTGGTAGTTATATCCAAGATATAAAGGAAGGAGCATTCCCTAGCGCAGCAGAATCCTATTAA
- the cdd gene encoding cytidine deaminase, which translates to MEYKKIEINYQLCQLEELSEVEQMVVKKSIEATNTAYAKYSHFYVGAAALLNNGIVVMGSNQENAAFPSSLCAERTAVFAAQATYPNEPIKVLAIAAKTDKGILKDPITPCGACRQVLLEVEDRYSQPIKILLYGQNGIYCLTSVKDLLPFSFVESNMQD; encoded by the coding sequence ATGGAATATAAAAAGATAGAGATTAATTATCAATTATGTCAGCTTGAAGAGCTCTCTGAGGTAGAACAAATGGTAGTAAAGAAATCCATTGAAGCTACTAATACAGCCTATGCCAAATATAGTCACTTCTATGTTGGAGCAGCTGCGTTATTGAATAATGGAATAGTAGTGATGGGATCAAATCAAGAGAATGCAGCTTTTCCATCTTCTTTGTGTGCCGAACGTACTGCAGTGTTTGCCGCTCAGGCAACTTATCCTAATGAACCTATCAAAGTATTGGCTATTGCTGCAAAAACAGATAAAGGTATTTTGAAAGATCCAATAACTCCTTGTGGAGCTTGCAGACAGGTTCTTTTGGAAGTGGAGGATAGATATTCACAACCCATAAAAATTCTACTTTATGGACAGAATGGTATCTATTGTTTGACCTCTGTTAAAGACTTATTGCCATTTTCTTTTGTAGAAAGTAATATGCAAGATTGA
- a CDS encoding Mrp/NBP35 family ATP-binding protein, whose translation MTLYPNLIREVLQTVIYAGTKKNLIESEMVGEDIVINGNKVTFTLIFPRETDPFLKSTLKATEAAIHYSISKEIEVNILTEFKSAPRPTVDKLLPQVKNIIAVSSGKGGVGKSTVSVNLAIALAMLGYKVGLLDTDIFGPSIPKMFDVEGERPYGVHKDGRDLVEPIKKYGVKLLSIGFFVDPDTATVWRGGMATQALKQLIADADWGELDYFILDTPPGTSDIHLTLLQTLAITGAVIVSTPQSVALADARKGIDMYMNEKINVPILGMVENMAWFTPAELPENKYYIFGKDGCKELAKEKGFPLLAQIPLVQSIRENGDKGTPAALHTDTVTGQAFISLAQAVVTMTNKRNKEHAPTKIVKVD comes from the coding sequence ATGACATTATATCCAAATTTGATAAGAGAGGTCTTGCAAACAGTTATTTATGCAGGAACCAAAAAGAATCTTATAGAGAGCGAAATGGTTGGAGAAGATATCGTGATCAATGGTAATAAGGTGACCTTCACTTTGATTTTCCCTCGTGAAACCGACCCTTTCCTCAAGTCAACCCTAAAGGCTACTGAGGCAGCCATTCACTATTCAATAAGCAAAGAGATTGAGGTGAACATCTTAACCGAATTCAAATCGGCTCCAAGACCAACAGTTGACAAGCTACTTCCACAAGTAAAGAATATCATTGCCGTAAGTTCTGGTAAAGGAGGAGTAGGTAAAAGCACTGTATCAGTTAACCTTGCGATAGCTTTAGCCATGTTAGGTTATAAGGTAGGATTATTAGATACCGACATATTTGGTCCGTCGATTCCTAAGATGTTCGATGTAGAAGGAGAGCGACCATATGGAGTTCATAAGGACGGAAGAGATCTTGTAGAGCCTATAAAGAAGTATGGTGTGAAGCTATTGAGCATCGGTTTCTTTGTAGACCCTGATACTGCAACAGTTTGGCGTGGTGGAATGGCAACACAAGCTCTTAAACAATTGATTGCAGATGCAGACTGGGGAGAACTTGATTACTTTATTCTCGACACACCGCCAGGAACAAGCGATATTCATTTAACATTGCTTCAAACCCTTGCTATCACTGGAGCTGTGATTGTAAGTACACCTCAAAGCGTTGCACTTGCAGACGCAAGAAAGGGTATAGATATGTATATGAATGAGAAAATAAATGTTCCTATTCTTGGAATGGTTGAGAATATGGCATGGTTTACACCTGCAGAATTGCCAGAAAATAAATATTATATCTTTGGAAAAGATGGTTGTAAAGAACTTGCAAAAGAAAAAGGTTTCCCCTTATTAGCGCAAATTCCCCTTGTACAAAGCATTAGAGAGAATGGTGACAAGGGTACTCCTGCGGCATTACATACCGATACAGTAACAGGACAAGCATTCATAAGTCTAGCCCAAGCCGTTGTTACGATGACTAATAAGCGTAACAAAGAACACGCACCAACCAAGATTGTAAAGGTTGATTAA
- the xseA gene encoding exodeoxyribonuclease VII large subunit translates to MENNNSQTHLSLYQLNNLVSEVISLSFNQDFWVEAEISEIREVRGHCYIELIEKDEKMNTPIAKASAKCWSNKWMFIKPHFERVTRQCLKAGMKVLLKVEAQFHEAFGFAWIINYIDPTFTLGSMAKKRKDIIDALKAQGVYDLQKELYMPLFAKRIAVISSEGAAGYGDFMQHLVHNEYGFVFEVALFNAVMQGEGIEQSVISALNAINDKLSQFDVVVMIRGGGGTSDLSGFDSLALAENIANFPIPVINGIGHDRDESVLDLISFEQVKTPTAAADYFINHALRVYSRIDTLQQYVVTYAQNRIELERNKLQRLAEKVPIVFSVVKTKQEGYIQQLLQRLLIGMQSTITHQQRTVDMLDQRLNNAPKYILNSKQHRLTLLNEKIRSLDPQRILERGYSITLHNGKSVLNAKELKKGDEITTKFKDGIITSIIK, encoded by the coding sequence ATGGAAAACAATAATTCACAAACACATTTAAGTCTATATCAGCTGAATAATCTTGTTTCAGAAGTGATTTCGCTTTCTTTTAACCAAGATTTTTGGGTAGAAGCAGAGATCTCTGAGATTAGAGAAGTGCGTGGACATTGCTATATTGAGCTGATAGAAAAAGACGAAAAGATGAACACACCCATTGCAAAAGCATCGGCAAAGTGTTGGAGTAATAAGTGGATGTTTATCAAACCTCATTTCGAACGGGTTACAAGACAATGTCTTAAAGCAGGGATGAAAGTGCTCCTTAAGGTTGAAGCTCAATTTCATGAGGCTTTTGGATTTGCGTGGATTATCAATTATATCGATCCAACTTTCACCTTAGGAAGCATGGCTAAAAAGCGAAAGGATATCATTGACGCTCTAAAAGCACAGGGAGTGTATGATCTGCAGAAAGAACTTTACATGCCTTTGTTTGCAAAACGCATTGCTGTTATATCGAGTGAAGGTGCTGCAGGCTATGGAGATTTTATGCAACACCTTGTTCATAACGAGTATGGTTTTGTATTTGAAGTAGCTCTTTTCAATGCAGTTATGCAAGGAGAGGGCATAGAACAAAGCGTTATTTCGGCTTTAAACGCTATAAATGATAAGCTTTCGCAGTTCGATGTTGTTGTAATGATTAGAGGAGGTGGTGGAACTAGCGATTTAAGCGGATTTGATTCGCTTGCATTAGCAGAGAATATTGCTAACTTTCCCATTCCTGTTATAAATGGAATAGGGCACGATAGAGATGAGAGCGTGCTCGACTTGATTTCTTTTGAACAAGTGAAAACACCTACAGCAGCTGCTGATTACTTCATTAATCACGCTCTTCGAGTGTATAGTAGAATAGATACGCTTCAGCAGTATGTGGTGACTTATGCTCAAAACAGAATTGAATTAGAACGCAATAAGTTGCAACGCTTGGCAGAAAAAGTGCCTATTGTGTTCTCGGTAGTAAAGACAAAGCAAGAAGGATATATACAACAACTGTTGCAACGACTTCTAATTGGAATGCAATCTACCATTACTCATCAACAAAGAACGGTAGATATGCTGGATCAGCGACTAAATAATGCACCAAAATATATCTTGAATAGTAAACAACATCGTCTTACTCTTTTAAATGAAAAGATAAGAAGTTTGGATCCACAGCGTATTCTTGAGCGGGGATATTCAATTACTTTGCATAATGGAAAGAGTGTTCTAAATGCAAAAGAGCTTAAAAAAGGTGACGAGATAACAACAAAATTCAAAGATGGTATCATAACATCTATTATAAAATAA
- the xseB gene encoding exodeoxyribonuclease VII small subunit: MAKEIKYEEALSQLEDIVSKMENEELDIDELTTELKQAQKLVKLCKDKLTKTDKEIKTILKENK; the protein is encoded by the coding sequence ATGGCAAAAGAGATAAAATACGAAGAGGCATTGAGCCAACTCGAAGATATTGTTAGTAAAATGGAAAATGAAGAGCTTGATATTGATGAACTTACAACAGAATTAAAACAAGCTCAAAAGTTGGTAAAGTTATGTAAAGACAAGCTAACCAAAACCGATAAAGAGATAAAAACAATATTGAAAGAGAACAAATAA
- the trmB gene encoding tRNA (guanosine(46)-N7)-methyltransferase TrmB: protein MGKGKLAKFAEMETFSNVFQYPFSVIDNVPFEQKGRWREAYFHNDNPIVLELGCGRGEYTVELAKLFPNKNFIGIDIKGARMWAGAKLALQENLSNVAFLRTNIEFIDRFFDKDEVQEIWLTFSDPQMKNVRKRLTGTAFMDRYKRFLVDNGIIHLKTDSNFLFTYTQAMVKHNQLPVKIETTDLYHDSNIDDSTKQLLSIQTYYEKMWLERGLNIKYMRFLLPQEGELTEPDVEIPLDEYRSYHRSKRSELETSK from the coding sequence ATGGGCAAAGGAAAATTAGCCAAATTTGCAGAGATGGAAACCTTCTCTAACGTCTTTCAATATCCTTTTTCAGTGATAGATAATGTGCCTTTTGAACAAAAGGGAAGATGGAGAGAAGCCTATTTCCATAACGATAATCCTATAGTTCTTGAGCTTGGATGCGGTAGAGGCGAATATACAGTAGAGCTTGCAAAGCTCTTTCCAAACAAGAACTTTATAGGAATAGATATTAAAGGCGCACGAATGTGGGCAGGAGCAAAGCTTGCTTTACAAGAAAACTTGAGCAATGTAGCTTTCTTAAGAACCAATATTGAGTTTATAGATCGCTTCTTTGATAAAGATGAAGTGCAAGAAATATGGCTCACTTTCAGTGATCCACAGATGAAAAATGTAAGAAAACGTCTTACTGGAACGGCTTTTATGGATCGTTATAAGCGTTTCTTAGTGGATAACGGAATTATTCATTTAAAGACAGACTCAAACTTCTTGTTTACTTATACGCAAGCAATGGTCAAACATAATCAATTGCCTGTGAAGATAGAAACAACTGACTTATATCACGATAGCAATATAGATGATAGCACAAAGCAACTTTTGTCTATTCAAACTTACTATGAAAAGATGTGGTTAGAGCGTGGGTTGAACATTAAATATATGCGCTTTTTGTTGCCACAAGAAGGTGAATTGACTGAGCCTGATGTTGAGATTCCACTTGATGAGTATAGAAGTTATCATCGTTCAAAACGCAGTGAACTTGAAACAAGCAAGTAA
- the hemW gene encoding radical SAM family heme chaperone HemW, giving the protein MAGLYLHVPFCSSKCSYCAFYSVTNNQLKQDYIEAICKELYLRKQFFKDIHFKNNQFKPLVNTVYFGGGTPSCLDEYAFEKIFNAIYDCFGNSFEEVTIECNPDDITLSYAKILKKYANRISLGIQTFNNDQLKLINRRHNAEEAIRAVDIIKEVGISNISIDLIFGFPKETLTDWLFDIDQAIKLNVQHVSAYSLMFEEGTKLYHLLKKKKIEQISEELSVEMYDVLIDKLSEAGLAQYEISNFAKPGFESRHNSSYWNETPYLGVGPSAHSYNLLTRSWNVSNVSQYIKSISKDILPFEEELIDDITRYNDLVTTALRTKKGILLNSLQGDFSRYILEQSSGFIKEGMIMKTTDNRLVLTRKGYYISDAIMAELIKV; this is encoded by the coding sequence ATGGCAGGATTATATTTACATGTTCCTTTTTGTTCTTCGAAATGTTCTTATTGTGCATTTTATAGCGTAACAAATAATCAATTAAAGCAAGATTATATTGAAGCTATTTGTAAAGAGTTGTATTTACGCAAGCAATTCTTTAAAGATATTCATTTTAAAAATAATCAGTTTAAGCCTCTTGTCAATACGGTTTATTTCGGTGGAGGCACTCCTAGTTGTTTAGATGAGTATGCTTTTGAGAAGATATTCAATGCTATTTACGATTGTTTTGGTAACTCTTTTGAAGAAGTTACAATCGAATGTAATCCTGATGATATAACTCTTTCCTATGCAAAGATCTTAAAGAAATATGCCAATAGAATAAGTTTAGGTATTCAAACCTTTAATAATGATCAGTTGAAACTCATTAATCGCCGACATAATGCAGAAGAAGCGATTCGTGCAGTGGATATTATTAAAGAGGTCGGAATATCGAATATAAGTATAGATCTTATCTTTGGATTTCCTAAAGAGACATTAACTGATTGGCTGTTTGATATTGATCAAGCTATAAAGCTTAATGTTCAGCATGTCTCAGCTTATAGCTTAATGTTCGAAGAGGGCACAAAACTCTATCATCTTCTAAAAAAAAAGAAGATCGAACAGATATCAGAAGAATTGAGTGTAGAGATGTATGATGTTTTAATTGATAAGCTTTCTGAAGCTGGTTTAGCGCAATATGAGATTAGTAATTTTGCAAAGCCAGGTTTTGAATCACGTCATAATAGTAGCTATTGGAATGAAACACCTTATTTAGGAGTTGGACCTTCAGCACATTCTTATAATCTACTCACTCGCAGTTGGAATGTCTCAAATGTGTCTCAGTATATAAAAAGTATTTCTAAAGATATTCTTCCTTTTGAAGAAGAATTAATAGATGATATTACAAGGTATAATGATTTGGTGACTACTGCTTTAAGGACGAAAAAAGGAATACTTTTAAATAGTTTGCAAGGAGACTTTTCCCGATATATATTAGAGCAGAGTTCTGGCTTTATAAAAGAAGGAATGATCATGAAAACTACAGATAATCGCCTTGTTTTAACACGGAAAGGGTATTATATCAGTGATGCTATTATGGCTGAACTCATCAAAGTTTAG
- a CDS encoding DUF4301 family protein codes for MLSKKNLNQITKQGLTEQIIEQQLSQFKNGFPFLKLKAAASVEEGIVKTNDEQREYYINLWNSYKQGNKKIVKFVPASGAASRMFKDLFEYLDADYKEPRTSFEKTFCDNIKLFAFREELCDKCNQNDKKNIKGLIEVGDYKTIVRNLLDEKGLNYSNLPKGLLLFYNYEDGPRTAMEEHLAEGALYASSQGKVFLHFTVSHNHLDLFKKKVKEKTPYFENKFGVTYDISFSEQKATTDTIAVNLDNTPFLDEDDNLVFRPGGHGALIENLNDIDGDVIFIKNIDNVVPDSYKEDTVVYKQVLAGLLIELQTKIFNYLEVLEAKTYTSETLQEIRLFLEKELCCVKNGVETLLEEELANYLFTKLNRPIRICGVVRNQGEAGGGPFLVYNNDNTISLQILESSQIDKDNKAYLSMFRNGTHFNPVDLVCGTKDFKGKPFNLTNYVDKNTGFISLKSKNGKELKALELPGLWNGAMSDWNTVCVEVPLSTFNPVKTVNDLLKKS; via the coding sequence ATGTTATCAAAGAAGAATCTAAACCAAATTACAAAGCAGGGGCTAACAGAGCAAATCATAGAACAGCAGTTGTCTCAGTTCAAGAATGGTTTTCCTTTTCTGAAATTAAAGGCTGCAGCTTCAGTAGAAGAGGGAATTGTGAAGACAAATGATGAACAAAGAGAATATTATATCAATCTTTGGAATTCATATAAACAAGGAAATAAAAAGATTGTTAAATTTGTTCCTGCAAGTGGAGCGGCAAGTAGAATGTTTAAAGATCTGTTTGAATATTTAGATGCAGACTACAAAGAACCACGAACTTCTTTTGAAAAAACATTCTGTGATAACATAAAGCTTTTTGCTTTTAGAGAGGAATTATGTGACAAGTGTAATCAGAATGATAAGAAAAACATCAAGGGTCTTATTGAAGTAGGGGATTATAAGACAATTGTAAGAAATCTTTTAGATGAAAAGGGATTGAACTATTCGAATTTACCCAAAGGACTTTTATTATTCTATAATTATGAAGATGGACCACGTACAGCGATGGAAGAGCATCTTGCAGAAGGTGCCTTATATGCATCTTCTCAAGGAAAAGTATTCTTGCATTTTACTGTTTCGCACAATCATCTTGATTTATTCAAAAAGAAAGTGAAAGAGAAGACTCCTTATTTTGAGAATAAGTTTGGTGTAACTTATGATATTTCTTTCTCTGAACAAAAGGCCACTACAGATACAATTGCTGTAAATCTGGATAATACTCCATTCTTAGATGAAGATGATAATCTTGTATTTAGACCTGGAGGTCATGGAGCATTGATCGAAAATCTAAATGATATTGATGGTGATGTTATCTTTATAAAGAATATAGATAATGTGGTTCCAGATAGTTATAAAGAAGATACAGTAGTGTATAAGCAAGTGCTTGCAGGTCTTCTTATTGAGCTTCAAACTAAGATTTTCAATTATCTTGAGGTGCTCGAGGCTAAAACTTACACTTCAGAAACACTTCAAGAGATTCGTCTTTTCTTAGAAAAAGAACTTTGTTGTGTGAAAAATGGCGTAGAAACTCTGTTGGAAGAAGAACTTGCCAACTATTTATTTACAAAGTTAAATCGCCCCATTCGCATTTGTGGGGTAGTGCGAAATCAAGGAGAAGCAGGCGGAGGCCCATTCTTAGTTTATAATAATGACAATACAATAAGTCTTCAAATTCTAGAATCAAGTCAAATTGATAAAGATAATAAAGCTTATCTTTCAATGTTTAGAAATGGTACTCATTTTAATCCTGTAGATTTAGTTTGTGGCACAAAAGACTTCAAAGGAAAACCTTTCAACCTTACTAATTATGTAGATAAGAATACAGGTTTCATTTCATTAAAGAGTAAGAATGGAAAGGAATTAAAAGCTTTAGAGTTGCCAGGACTATGGAATGGAGCAATGAGCGATTGGAATACGGTTTGCGTTGAGGTTCCTCTTTCAACATTTAATCCAGTAAAAACTGTTAATGATCTATTAAAGAAGTCGTAA
- a CDS encoding translation factor GTPase family protein, whose protein sequence is MKVYETKEIKNIALIGSSGSGKTTLAESMLYEAGLIKRRGTIEARNTVSDYFPVEHEYGYSVFPTVFHVEWNNKKLNIIDCPGADDFIGGTITALNVTDQALLLINGQYGPEVGTQNVFRYTEKLKKPVIFLINQLDSEKCDFDSIINSMKDVYGSKCVQIQYPLQTGSQFNAVIDVLLMKMFKWQPEGGIPTIEEIPAEEMDKALELHKILVETAAENDETLMEKFFETETLTEDELRHGIRKGLINRAIFPIFCVSAEKDMCVRRLMEFLGNVVPFVSDMPKIHNTRGEEVCPNVDHPKSIYFFKTGLEPHIGEVSYFKVMSGSIKVGDDLTNSDRGSKERIGQLYVCAGANRIPIDQLNAGDIGCTVKLKDVKTGNTLNEKDLDQRFDFIKYPNSKYSRSIKAAKSQDTEKLMAAITKMRQEDPTWVIDQSKELRQIIIHGQGEFHLRTLKWRLENNEKLEVIYGEPRIPYRETITKTSFAEYRHKKQSGGAGQFGEVHLIIEPYAEGMPDPTSYKFNGQEFKVNIKGREEISLEWGGKLLFINSVVGGAIDSRFMPAILKGIMDCIEHGPLTGSYARDVRVVVYDGKMHPVDSNELSFMLAARHAFSDAFKNAGPKILEPIYNLEVYVPSEFMGDVMSDLQGRRAMIMGMDTEAGYQKLQAKIPLKELSDYSIALSSITGGRASFTTKFSSYELVPNDIQRKLIENHLVEQESTDN, encoded by the coding sequence ATGAAGGTATATGAAACTAAAGAAATTAAGAACATTGCACTTATTGGCAGTTCGGGAAGTGGCAAGACGACTCTTGCCGAAAGTATGTTATATGAAGCAGGACTAATTAAAAGAAGAGGTACGATTGAAGCTCGAAACACTGTTAGTGACTACTTCCCTGTTGAACATGAATATGGCTATTCTGTATTTCCTACAGTCTTTCATGTTGAATGGAACAATAAAAAACTAAACATAATAGACTGCCCAGGTGCTGATGATTTCATTGGAGGAACCATCACTGCTCTCAATGTTACAGACCAAGCACTTCTTTTAATCAATGGTCAATATGGTCCAGAGGTAGGCACTCAAAATGTATTCAGATACACTGAGAAACTCAAGAAACCTGTTATTTTTTTAATTAACCAACTTGATTCTGAAAAATGTGACTTCGATTCCATCATCAATAGTATGAAAGATGTGTATGGAAGTAAATGCGTTCAGATTCAATATCCTTTACAAACAGGAAGTCAATTTAATGCCGTTATCGACGTTTTACTAATGAAAATGTTTAAATGGCAACCAGAAGGAGGAATCCCAACCATTGAAGAAATTCCTGCAGAAGAAATGGATAAAGCCTTAGAATTACATAAGATATTAGTTGAAACAGCTGCAGAAAACGATGAAACTCTTATGGAAAAATTCTTTGAGACAGAAACTCTTACAGAAGATGAGCTTCGCCATGGTATCCGAAAAGGATTAATAAACAGAGCTATATTTCCTATTTTCTGCGTTTCTGCAGAAAAAGATATGTGTGTAAGAAGACTTATGGAATTCCTTGGAAACGTCGTTCCTTTTGTTAGTGATATGCCTAAAATACATAACACAAGAGGTGAAGAAGTGTGCCCAAATGTAGACCATCCAAAATCAATATATTTCTTTAAGACTGGTTTGGAACCTCATATTGGTGAAGTTTCTTACTTTAAGGTAATGAGTGGGTCTATAAAAGTAGGAGACGATTTAACCAATTCTGATAGAGGTTCTAAAGAAAGAATTGGTCAACTATATGTATGCGCAGGTGCAAATAGAATTCCTATTGACCAATTAAATGCAGGCGATATTGGTTGTACTGTCAAACTAAAAGATGTCAAAACAGGCAACACATTAAATGAAAAAGATTTAGATCAACGATTCGATTTCATTAAATATCCAAATTCAAAATATTCTAGATCGATTAAAGCAGCAAAGAGTCAAGATACAGAAAAACTAATGGCTGCGATCACAAAGATGCGCCAAGAAGATCCAACTTGGGTCATAGATCAAAGCAAAGAGCTTCGACAAATCATCATCCATGGGCAAGGAGAGTTCCATCTTCGTACCTTGAAATGGCGACTAGAGAACAATGAGAAGCTTGAGGTTATCTATGGAGAGCCACGCATTCCTTATAGAGAAACTATCACAAAGACCTCCTTTGCTGAATATAGACATAAGAAACAATCTGGTGGAGCAGGACAATTTGGAGAAGTACATCTTATCATTGAACCTTATGCTGAAGGCATGCCAGATCCTACTTCGTATAAGTTTAACGGTCAGGAATTTAAAGTTAACATCAAAGGGCGCGAAGAAATTAGCCTAGAATGGGGTGGAAAATTACTATTCATTAATAGTGTTGTTGGAGGTGCAATTGATAGCCGTTTCATGCCAGCTATATTAAAAGGAATTATGGATTGTATTGAGCATGGACCATTAACAGGTAGCTATGCACGAGATGTTCGTGTGGTTGTGTACGATGGAAAGATGCACCCTGTTGATTCAAACGAATTATCCTTCATGCTTGCAGCACGTCATGCTTTCTCAGATGCCTTTAAAAATGCAGGTCCAAAAATACTTGAACCAATCTACAATCTAGAAGTTTATGTTCCCTCGGAGTTCATGGGTGATGTTATGAGTGACCTACAAGGACGCCGTGCTATGATTATGGGAATGGACACAGAAGCAGGGTATCAAAAGCTACAAGCTAAGATTCCATTAAAAGAATTAAGCGACTATTCTATTGCATTAAGTTCTATTACTGGCGGAAGAGCATCCTTTACAACTAAATTCTCTAGCTATGAACTAGTTCCAAATGACATTCAAAGAAAATTAATTGAAAACCATTTAGTAGAACAAGAAAGTACAGATAACTAA